Proteins from a genomic interval of Streptomyces fodineus:
- a CDS encoding nucleotide sugar dehydrogenase: MRVVVVGQGYVGLPLAIRAAEVGHEVIGYDVDSRRVKSLAAGESFVEDVSCERIRAALDNGTYRPSESARDCGGFDVAVVTVPTPLHEGTPDLRYIKESAVTLARYLRPGATVVLESTTYPGTTQELFAPILEDGSGLTAGADFHLGYSPERIDPGNAVWGFKETPKVVSGVDAASLKAVQGFYAQLVDTTVPVSSPKEAELAKLLENTFRHVNIALVNEIAMFAHHLDIDVWQAIDAASTKPFGFMKFTPGPGVGGHCLPIDPSYLSWRVQRELGQSFRFVELANDINSHMPEYVARRINELFNDRRRSVNGSHILLLGLAYKKNTGDARESPALRISQLLLDMGAQVKAADPHVVESLPVDTRLVRVDLTPQELAAADVVVLLTDHDSFDYELIAEHAPFVLDCRRRLPSGPTIEVL; the protein is encoded by the coding sequence ATGCGCGTCGTCGTGGTTGGACAGGGATACGTCGGCCTGCCACTGGCCATCCGCGCCGCCGAGGTCGGCCACGAGGTGATCGGCTACGACGTCGACTCCCGGCGGGTCAAGAGCCTCGCCGCCGGTGAGTCCTTCGTCGAGGACGTCTCCTGCGAACGCATCCGTGCGGCACTGGACAACGGCACCTACCGCCCGAGCGAATCGGCCCGTGACTGCGGCGGTTTCGACGTCGCCGTCGTGACCGTGCCGACCCCGCTGCACGAGGGCACCCCCGACCTCCGTTACATCAAGGAGTCGGCCGTCACCCTGGCCCGCTACCTGCGCCCGGGAGCCACCGTCGTCCTCGAGTCGACCACCTATCCCGGGACCACCCAGGAGCTGTTCGCCCCGATCCTGGAGGACGGCTCGGGCCTGACCGCCGGCGCCGACTTCCATCTCGGCTACAGCCCGGAGCGGATCGACCCGGGGAACGCCGTCTGGGGTTTCAAGGAGACCCCGAAAGTCGTGTCCGGCGTCGACGCGGCGTCGCTCAAGGCCGTTCAGGGCTTCTACGCGCAACTCGTCGACACCACCGTGCCGGTGAGCTCGCCCAAGGAGGCCGAACTCGCCAAGCTGCTGGAGAACACCTTCCGTCATGTGAACATCGCGCTGGTCAACGAGATCGCAATGTTCGCCCACCACCTGGACATCGACGTCTGGCAGGCCATCGACGCCGCCTCCACCAAGCCGTTCGGCTTCATGAAGTTCACGCCCGGACCGGGCGTCGGCGGGCACTGCCTGCCGATCGACCCCTCGTACCTGTCCTGGCGGGTGCAGCGCGAACTAGGCCAGAGCTTCCGCTTCGTTGAATTGGCCAACGACATCAACAGCCACATGCCCGAGTACGTCGCGCGCCGCATCAACGAGCTGTTCAACGATAGACGCCGTTCCGTCAACGGCTCGCACATCCTGCTGCTCGGCCTGGCCTACAAGAAGAACACCGGCGACGCCCGCGAGTCGCCCGCCCTGCGCATCTCCCAGCTGCTGCTGGACATGGGAGCCCAGGTCAAGGCGGCGGACCCGCATGTCGTCGAGAGCCTGCCGGTGGACACCCGGCTGGTGCGGGTCGACCTGACGCCTCAGGAGCTGGCGGCCGCCGATGTGGTGGTGCTGCTCACCGACCACGACAGCTTCGACTACGAACTCATCGCCGAACACGCCCCGTTCGTCCTCGACTGCCGTCGGCGGCTGCCCTCCGGACCCACGATCGAGGTGCTCTGA
- a CDS encoding glucose-1-phosphate thymidylyltransferase, whose protein sequence is MKALLLSGGSGTRLRPITHTSAKQLVPVANKPVLFYGLEAIAEAGIGQVGIIVGDTAEEIREAVGDGSAFGLDVTYIPQEAPLGLAHAVLIAREFLGEDDFVMYLGDNFVVGGITDLVDAFRSERPAAQILLTKVPDPSAFGVAELDTAGQVIGLEEKPRQPKSELALVGVYLFSPAVHEAVRAIKPSGRGELEITDAIQWLIDAGRDVRSTTISGYWKDTGNVTDMLEVNRSVLETLEREIGGTVDDDSEIIGRVRIEPGAKVTGSRLVGPVVVGVNTVITDSYVGPFTSIAGDCRIEDSEIEYSIVLRDSSVTGVRRVEASLIGRNVEVTPAPRKPAAHRLVLGDHSKVQISS, encoded by the coding sequence ATGAAGGCACTTTTGTTGTCTGGTGGCTCTGGTACCCGTTTGCGCCCTATAACGCATACATCGGCGAAACAACTTGTACCTGTCGCGAACAAGCCGGTGCTGTTCTACGGTCTGGAGGCGATCGCCGAGGCGGGCATCGGCCAGGTCGGGATCATCGTCGGGGACACCGCCGAGGAGATCCGGGAGGCGGTCGGCGACGGATCCGCGTTCGGCCTCGACGTCACCTACATCCCGCAGGAGGCGCCGCTGGGGCTGGCCCACGCGGTGCTGATCGCCCGTGAGTTCCTGGGCGAGGACGACTTCGTGATGTACCTCGGCGACAACTTCGTCGTGGGGGGCATCACGGATCTGGTGGACGCCTTCCGCTCCGAACGGCCGGCGGCGCAGATCCTGTTGACGAAGGTGCCGGACCCGAGCGCGTTCGGGGTGGCCGAGCTGGACACGGCGGGCCAGGTGATCGGCCTGGAGGAGAAGCCCCGGCAGCCCAAGAGCGAGCTCGCGCTGGTGGGCGTGTACCTGTTCTCCCCCGCCGTGCACGAGGCCGTACGCGCCATCAAGCCGTCCGGACGCGGCGAGTTGGAGATCACGGACGCGATCCAGTGGCTGATCGACGCCGGACGCGATGTGCGCTCCACGACGATCTCCGGGTACTGGAAGGACACCGGGAACGTCACCGACATGCTCGAGGTCAACCGCTCGGTGCTGGAAACCCTGGAGCGCGAGATCGGCGGCACGGTCGACGACGACAGCGAGATCATCGGCCGGGTGCGGATCGAGCCCGGGGCGAAGGTCACCGGCAGCCGGCTCGTGGGCCCGGTGGTCGTCGGCGTGAACACCGTGATCACCGACTCGTACGTCGGCCCCTTCACCTCGATCGCCGGCGACTGCCGGATCGAGGACAGCGAGATCGAGTACTCCATCGTGCTGCGCGACTCCTCGGTCACCGGTGTCCGGCGGGTGGAGGCCTCCCTCATCGGCCGCAACGTCGAGGTGACTCCCGCGCCCCGCAAGCCTGCCGCCCACCGTCTCGTGCTCGGCGACCACAGCAAGGTGCAGATCTCGTCATGA
- the rfbB gene encoding dTDP-glucose 4,6-dehydratase, whose product MTIRILVTGGAGFIGSHYVRTLLGPAGPGDVAVTVLDKLTYAGNPANLDEVRDHPGFAFAKGDICDPGLVDELVAEHDQVVHFAAESHVDRSILGATEFVRTNVLGTQTLLDAALRHRRPKTFVHISTDEVYGSLDSGSWPETDPLRPNSPYAASKASSDLIALAHHRTHGLDVRVTRCSNNYGHHHFPEKVIPLFITNLLDGRKVPLYGDGGHVRDWLHIDDHVQGIELVRTKGRAGEVYNIGGGTELSNKELTALLLAACGADWDTSVEYVADRKGHDRRYSVDCAKIREELGYEPRKDFVTGLAETVTWYRENRAWWEPLKERAAL is encoded by the coding sequence ATGACGATCAGAATCCTGGTGACCGGCGGTGCCGGTTTCATCGGCTCGCATTACGTCCGCACGCTGCTCGGTCCGGCCGGTCCGGGCGATGTGGCGGTCACGGTACTGGACAAGCTCACCTACGCCGGCAACCCGGCCAACCTCGACGAGGTGCGCGACCACCCCGGATTCGCCTTCGCCAAGGGCGACATCTGTGACCCCGGACTGGTCGACGAGCTCGTCGCCGAGCACGACCAGGTGGTCCACTTCGCCGCCGAGTCGCATGTGGACCGCTCGATCCTCGGCGCCACCGAGTTCGTCCGGACCAACGTCCTGGGCACCCAGACGCTCTTGGACGCGGCACTGCGCCACCGAAGACCGAAGACGTTCGTGCACATCTCCACCGACGAGGTGTACGGCTCCCTCGACTCCGGCTCCTGGCCCGAGACGGACCCGTTGCGCCCCAACTCCCCGTACGCCGCCTCCAAGGCGTCCAGCGACCTGATCGCACTCGCCCACCACCGCACCCACGGCCTCGACGTACGGGTGACACGCTGCTCCAACAACTACGGGCACCACCACTTCCCCGAGAAGGTCATCCCGCTCTTCATCACGAACCTGCTGGACGGCAGGAAGGTCCCGCTGTACGGCGACGGCGGCCACGTCCGCGACTGGCTGCACATCGACGACCACGTCCAGGGCATCGAGCTGGTGCGCACCAAGGGCCGCGCCGGTGAGGTCTACAACATCGGCGGCGGCACCGAGTTGTCCAACAAGGAGCTGACCGCGCTGCTGCTGGCGGCCTGCGGTGCGGACTGGGACACCAGCGTCGAGTACGTCGCCGACCGCAAGGGCCACGACCGCCGTTACTCCGTGGACTGCGCGAAGATCCGCGAGGAGCTGGGCTACGAGCCGCGCAAGGACTTCGTCACCGGCCTTGCGGAGACGGTCACCTGGTACCGCGAGAACCGTGCCTGGTGGGAGCCGCTGAAGGAGCGCGCGGCGCTCTAG
- a CDS encoding WecB/TagA/CpsF family glycosyltransferase, which translates to MSKRQSLFGVELDALTMDQTVERCLEAVREGRQLEVGVVNAAKMVNMRRDQRLAQAVAGCDLVLADGQAVVWAGRLLRAPLPQRVAGIDLFLRLLAEAESAGISVYFLGAKQEVLQEMLRRVAVRFPGLKVAGSRNGYFDDSQQESIADGIARSGAQMLFLGMTSPKKEIFTAAYGARTGARVVHGVGGSFDILAGVTRRAPESWQRWGLEWFYRALQEPRRLGRRYVTTNAAFLLMTAREFIRLTPSTASANRSH; encoded by the coding sequence ATGAGCAAGCGTCAGTCCCTGTTCGGGGTCGAGCTGGACGCGCTGACGATGGACCAGACCGTGGAGCGCTGCCTCGAAGCGGTGCGGGAGGGCAGACAGCTCGAGGTCGGGGTGGTCAACGCCGCGAAGATGGTGAACATGCGGCGCGATCAGCGCCTCGCCCAGGCCGTCGCCGGCTGCGATCTCGTCCTCGCCGACGGCCAGGCCGTGGTCTGGGCCGGCCGCTTACTGCGCGCGCCGCTGCCGCAACGGGTGGCCGGAATCGACCTGTTCCTGCGGCTGCTGGCCGAGGCGGAATCGGCAGGCATCTCCGTGTACTTCCTCGGCGCCAAACAGGAGGTGTTGCAGGAGATGCTGCGCCGGGTGGCCGTCCGCTTCCCCGGCCTGAAGGTGGCCGGCAGCCGCAACGGCTACTTCGACGACTCCCAGCAGGAGTCCATAGCGGACGGGATCGCCCGCAGCGGCGCCCAGATGCTGTTCCTCGGCATGACCTCGCCGAAGAAGGAGATCTTCACCGCCGCCTACGGCGCACGAACCGGCGCCCGCGTCGTGCACGGGGTCGGCGGCTCCTTCGACATCCTGGCCGGGGTCACCAGGCGGGCCCCCGAGTCCTGGCAGCGGTGGGGGCTGGAGTGGTTCTACCGCGCGCTGCAGGAGCCGCGCCGCCTCGGCCGGCGCTATGTCACCACCAATGCTGCCTTCCTCCTCATGACGGCGCGCGAGTTCATCCGGCTCACCCCGTCGACCGCTTCCGCGAACAGGAGTCACTGA
- the wecB gene encoding non-hydrolyzing UDP-N-acetylglucosamine 2-epimerase, with protein sequence MPRVVCVAGARPNYMKIKPVMDALERRGAEVILVHTGQHYDPAMNDVFFADLGIRPPDRFLGVGSGTHAEQTGRVMTAFEPLLGEVSPDIVVVVGDINSTLACALVTAKAGPLLAHVEAGLRSRDWSMPEEINRVATDRVSDYLLAPSPDAVDNLRAEGYRDDQIHLVGNVMIDTLLANLERARASDILGRYGLARGEYGLVTLHRPANVDDPEVLSGLLKALGEIAGRCPLLLPVHPRACERLADTGVPGGIRLVPPAGYLDFIALQDSARLVLTDSGGVQEETTALGVPCVTLRDNTERPITVEQGTNVLAGRDPLRIVTTVHRVLDAPPAPRRPALWDGRASDRIADVLLEGGTASSRPRPTDEPRPDLVEGPVAGGTTMDLAEIFRAMRRRWYVLLPGLLLTAGLIVGVTLMVPVTYQSQSTVVLLNSQKATVAYDGNPFLSTQTSLTGMADSLARNLNSDGSLRDLKSRGATGAFAAKLADNAQGPLLWLTVTGTDKAAVLASDRILTAYAGERLDQFQKQQSVAPKAMIRMTTIVPPQNPVAQTKTRLEYLIMAGCLGLVLSLVAVFYVEARARSHRPEPGQETSAPVSSAGESGVESAGKSSGEPVVESGVEETLAMRRSPSWSRSAEDGPAAAEPPAPRPVMAVASAAEPLDEESTHGHRPRAGERDR encoded by the coding sequence ATGCCACGAGTCGTCTGCGTCGCCGGGGCGCGACCCAACTACATGAAGATCAAGCCGGTGATGGACGCCCTGGAACGCCGGGGCGCCGAGGTGATCCTCGTCCACACCGGGCAGCACTACGACCCGGCCATGAACGACGTGTTCTTCGCCGACCTCGGCATCCGGCCGCCCGACCGCTTCCTCGGGGTCGGCTCCGGCACCCATGCCGAGCAGACCGGACGTGTGATGACCGCGTTCGAGCCGCTGCTCGGCGAGGTGTCCCCGGACATCGTCGTCGTGGTCGGCGACATCAACTCCACCCTGGCCTGCGCCCTGGTCACCGCCAAGGCCGGGCCGCTGCTCGCCCATGTCGAGGCCGGCCTGCGCAGCCGCGACTGGAGCATGCCGGAGGAGATCAATCGCGTCGCCACCGACCGCGTCAGCGACTACCTGCTGGCCCCCTCCCCCGACGCCGTGGACAACCTGCGCGCGGAAGGGTACCGGGACGACCAGATCCATCTCGTCGGCAACGTCATGATCGACACGCTGCTGGCGAATCTGGAGCGGGCCCGGGCCTCGGACATCCTCGGCCGGTACGGCCTGGCGAGAGGTGAGTACGGCCTGGTCACCCTGCACCGCCCGGCCAATGTGGACGACCCCGAGGTCCTCAGCGGGCTCCTGAAGGCCCTGGGTGAGATCGCCGGCCGCTGCCCGCTCCTGCTGCCCGTGCACCCGCGCGCCTGCGAACGGCTGGCCGATACGGGCGTCCCCGGAGGCATCCGGCTCGTACCGCCCGCCGGATACCTGGACTTCATCGCCCTACAGGACTCCGCCCGCCTCGTGCTGACCGACTCGGGCGGCGTACAGGAGGAGACCACCGCGCTGGGCGTGCCGTGTGTGACGCTACGGGACAACACCGAGCGGCCCATCACCGTCGAGCAGGGCACCAATGTGCTGGCCGGCCGGGATCCCCTGCGCATCGTGACCACCGTGCACCGGGTGCTGGACGCTCCGCCCGCGCCGCGCCGGCCCGCGCTGTGGGACGGCCGCGCGAGCGACCGTATCGCCGACGTGCTGCTGGAGGGAGGCACCGCGAGCTCCCGGCCGCGCCCCACCGACGAGCCGAGACCCGACCTCGTCGAAGGTCCGGTCGCTGGGGGGACCACCATGGATCTCGCTGAGATCTTCCGGGCCATGCGCAGGCGCTGGTACGTCCTGCTGCCAGGGCTGCTGCTGACCGCCGGTCTGATCGTGGGTGTCACCCTGATGGTTCCGGTCACCTACCAGTCACAGAGCACGGTGGTGCTGCTGAACTCCCAGAAGGCCACCGTCGCCTACGACGGCAACCCCTTCCTCAGCACCCAGACCTCGCTCACCGGCATGGCCGACAGCCTGGCCCGCAATCTCAACTCCGACGGCTCCCTGCGCGATCTCAAGTCCCGTGGCGCCACCGGCGCGTTCGCGGCCAAACTGGCCGACAACGCGCAGGGGCCGCTCCTCTGGCTCACCGTCACCGGCACCGACAAGGCCGCCGTCCTGGCCTCGGACAGGATCCTGACCGCGTATGCCGGGGAGCGGCTGGATCAGTTCCAGAAGCAGCAGTCGGTCGCCCCGAAGGCCATGATCCGCATGACGACCATCGTGCCCCCGCAGAACCCGGTGGCACAGACCAAGACCCGGCTGGAGTACCTGATCATGGCCGGGTGCCTGGGTCTGGTGCTGAGCCTGGTCGCCGTCTTCTACGTGGAGGCGCGCGCGAGGTCGCACAGGCCCGAGCCGGGGCAGGAGACGAGCGCCCCCGTCTCCTCGGCAGGGGAATCGGGCGTGGAATCGGCCGGTAAATCGTCCGGGGAACCGGTCGTGGAATCGGGCGTGGAAGAGACGCTCGCCATGCGGCGGTCGCCGAGTTGGTCGCGGTCCGCCGAGGACGGTCCGGCCGCCGCAGAACCCCCAGCGCCACGGCCCGTCATGGCCGTGGCGTCCGCCGCAGAGCCGCTCGACGAGGAGTCGACTCATGGACACCGCCCGCGCGCCGGAGAGCGAGACCGGTGA
- the rfbD gene encoding dTDP-4-dehydrorhamnose reductase, which yields MTTTWLITGATGMLGQDVVARLGRDGEEAVGLDRCGLDITDTDAVHDVLNAHRPRIVVNCAAWTAVDDAEAREADALRVNGDGPRHLAEACAKAGARLIQVSTDYVFAGDGTGPYPEDAPTAPRSAYGRTKLAGEQAVLAALPDTGHVVRTAWLYGAGGGNFVGTMLRLESVRDTVDVVDDQRGQPTWTVDLADRLVRLGRATLAGTAPAGVYHGTSGGETTWFGLAQEVFRLLGADPGRVRPTSSTAFVRPAPRPAYSVLRHDRWRRAGIEPIRPWRDALEAAFPALLDERKGSAR from the coding sequence ATGACCACCACGTGGCTGATCACCGGCGCCACCGGAATGCTCGGGCAGGACGTTGTGGCGCGGCTCGGCCGGGACGGCGAGGAGGCCGTCGGCCTCGACCGTTGCGGTCTTGACATCACGGACACCGACGCGGTGCACGACGTGCTCAATGCGCACCGGCCGCGGATCGTGGTCAACTGCGCCGCGTGGACGGCCGTCGACGACGCCGAGGCGCGGGAGGCGGACGCCCTGCGGGTCAACGGTGACGGGCCCCGCCACCTCGCCGAGGCCTGCGCGAAGGCCGGCGCCAGGCTGATCCAGGTCTCCACGGACTACGTGTTCGCGGGCGACGGCACCGGCCCGTATCCCGAGGACGCCCCGACGGCACCGCGCAGCGCGTACGGCCGTACCAAGCTGGCGGGGGAACAGGCGGTACTGGCGGCGCTCCCGGACACGGGGCACGTCGTGCGTACGGCCTGGCTGTACGGGGCGGGGGGCGGGAATTTCGTCGGCACGATGCTCCGCCTCGAGTCGGTCAGGGACACCGTCGACGTGGTCGACGACCAGCGTGGACAGCCCACCTGGACGGTGGACCTCGCAGACCGGCTGGTACGGCTCGGACGGGCCACCCTCGCCGGTACCGCGCCCGCCGGGGTGTACCACGGCACCAGCGGTGGGGAGACGACCTGGTTCGGACTGGCTCAGGAGGTCTTCCGGCTGCTCGGCGCGGACCCCGGACGGGTACGGCCGACCAGCAGCACCGCGTTCGTACGGCCCGCTCCCCGCCCCGCGTACAGCGTCCTGCGGCACGACCGCTGGCGCCGGGCGGGGATCGAGCCGATCCGTCCCTGGCGTGACGCGCTGGAGGCGGCGTTTCCCGCTCTGCTCGACGAGAGGAAGGGTTCAGCCCGGTGA
- a CDS encoding oligosaccharide flippase family protein — protein MDTARAPESETGETSDAPAPPAPAPPAANSLSGKVRSAARWSLINTVVLRLGNFATGIVLARFALGPAAWGVYGIAQTVLLVLLSANELGVGLAIVRWEGDARRFAPTVLTLSTLSSGLLYVALFAAAPAVGGLLGSPDATAVLRVMCLCVVIDGVAQVPGGFLTREFAQGRRMIIDGLNFVLGTTVTLLLAFEGWGAMSFAWGAVVGNVVTLVGCALAAPGTLKYGWDPGQARTLLRFGLPLAGASLLALAVVNVDTMVVGATLGNLSLGFYVLAFNISGWPVRIISEAARRVSFAGFSRLAGSPQALAQGFSRALGVLITGTVPLCVLLAGLAEPVIRLIYGSRWTPAAAALPWLMALGLIRIGAELAYDCLVATGQRRALFLVQGLWLAALIPALLVAAHLNGMVGVSQGHVLVAGGLVVPVFLIALSRGGIGVGRIARACAWPFLGGAVMAAMILGLERPFGDGRLALLALGIIALAGYTVCVLPSRDFLRGVDRAARPHRGRHRLSAPVRSTQQDVR, from the coding sequence ATGGACACCGCCCGCGCGCCGGAGAGCGAGACCGGTGAGACGAGCGACGCCCCCGCTCCTCCCGCTCCCGCACCCCCCGCCGCCAACTCCCTTTCCGGTAAGGTCCGTTCGGCGGCGCGGTGGAGCCTGATCAACACCGTCGTCCTGCGCCTGGGCAACTTCGCGACCGGCATCGTGCTGGCGCGCTTCGCCCTGGGCCCCGCGGCGTGGGGTGTGTACGGCATCGCCCAGACCGTGCTGCTGGTCCTGCTGTCCGCGAACGAGCTGGGCGTGGGCCTGGCCATCGTGCGCTGGGAGGGGGACGCACGGCGGTTCGCGCCGACCGTACTGACCCTCAGCACCCTCTCCAGCGGCCTGCTGTACGTGGCGCTGTTCGCGGCGGCACCGGCGGTGGGCGGCCTGCTCGGCTCGCCGGACGCCACGGCCGTACTGCGGGTGATGTGTCTGTGCGTGGTGATCGACGGGGTGGCACAGGTGCCCGGCGGCTTCCTCACCCGTGAGTTCGCCCAGGGCAGACGGATGATCATCGACGGGCTCAACTTCGTGCTCGGCACCACGGTGACGCTGCTGCTGGCCTTCGAGGGCTGGGGCGCGATGAGCTTCGCCTGGGGAGCCGTGGTGGGCAACGTCGTGACGCTGGTCGGCTGCGCGCTGGCGGCACCGGGCACCCTGAAATACGGCTGGGACCCCGGCCAGGCCCGGACGCTGCTGAGATTCGGGCTTCCGCTGGCGGGGGCGAGCCTGCTGGCCCTGGCGGTGGTCAACGTCGACACCATGGTCGTGGGCGCGACACTGGGCAACCTGTCCCTGGGGTTCTACGTGCTCGCCTTCAACATCTCCGGCTGGCCCGTGCGGATCATCTCCGAGGCCGCCCGCCGGGTCTCCTTCGCCGGGTTCTCCCGCCTGGCCGGATCGCCGCAGGCGCTCGCCCAGGGCTTCAGCCGTGCCCTGGGCGTACTGATCACCGGCACCGTCCCGCTGTGCGTCCTGCTGGCCGGCCTCGCGGAGCCGGTCATCAGGCTGATCTACGGCAGCCGGTGGACCCCCGCCGCCGCGGCACTGCCCTGGCTGATGGCCCTGGGCCTGATCCGCATCGGCGCCGAACTCGCCTACGACTGCCTGGTCGCGACCGGTCAGCGCCGCGCGCTCTTCCTGGTGCAGGGCCTGTGGCTGGCCGCCCTGATCCCGGCGCTCCTCGTCGCCGCCCACCTGAACGGGATGGTGGGAGTCTCCCAGGGGCATGTCCTGGTCGCCGGCGGCCTGGTGGTGCCCGTCTTCCTGATCGCCCTCAGCCGTGGCGGCATCGGCGTCGGCCGGATCGCCAGGGCCTGCGCGTGGCCCTTCCTCGGCGGGGCCGTGATGGCCGCGATGATCCTCGGCCTGGAGCGTCCGTTCGGCGACGGCCGGCTCGCGCTCCTCGCCCTCGGCATCATCGCCCTGGCCGGCTACACGGTGTGCGTACTGCCCAGCCGTGACTTCCTGCGGGGCGTCGACCGCGCCGCCCGGCCCCACCGCGGCCGGCACCGGTTGTCCGCACCGGTCCGGTCCACCCAACAGGACGTGAGGTGA
- a CDS encoding glycosyltransferase family 2 protein, whose translation MMRRVARAPWTLLKAAFGWLVLFEARNKILLAPTAIGLRRVENAETRRLAAGLPSEPSALVATVIATHRRPEALRAAVRSALAQSVRDQVVMVVDDGAGLPELPDDPRLFAVSLATNTGTAGVVRNVGIRLTRSRYVAFLDDDNLWEPDHLARALEVLEAPGGPDGVYLALRRVLPDGSEKDVLSVPYDRRRAARESFLDTNAFVARRNRSLHFSRLRRTPDVMPREDWELIHRYGRRHRVLHVPHPTVRYLMNPASFYTQW comes from the coding sequence ATGATGCGTCGGGTCGCGCGGGCGCCCTGGACGCTGCTCAAGGCGGCGTTCGGCTGGCTGGTGCTCTTCGAGGCCAGGAACAAGATCCTGCTGGCCCCCACCGCGATAGGACTCCGCCGCGTCGAGAACGCCGAGACCCGGCGGCTCGCGGCCGGCCTCCCGTCCGAGCCCTCGGCACTGGTCGCCACGGTGATCGCCACCCATCGACGCCCCGAGGCGCTGCGTGCCGCGGTGCGCTCGGCCCTGGCACAGAGCGTGCGCGACCAGGTCGTCATGGTCGTCGACGACGGCGCCGGGCTGCCCGAACTGCCGGACGATCCAAGGCTGTTCGCCGTCTCGCTGGCGACCAACACCGGCACCGCCGGAGTCGTCCGCAACGTGGGGATCCGGCTGACGCGGTCCCGCTATGTGGCTTTCCTGGACGACGACAACCTGTGGGAGCCGGACCATCTCGCCCGGGCGCTTGAGGTGCTGGAGGCGCCCGGCGGCCCCGACGGCGTCTACCTGGCGTTGCGCCGTGTCCTGCCCGACGGAAGCGAGAAGGACGTCCTGTCGGTGCCCTACGACCGGCGCCGGGCCGCCCGCGAGTCCTTCCTGGACACCAACGCCTTCGTCGCCCGCCGGAACCGCTCACTGCACTTCAGCCGTCTGCGCCGGACCCCGGACGTCATGCCCCGCGAGGACTGGGAGCTGATCCACCGGTACGGCCGCAGGCACCGGGTGCTCCATGTGCCGCACCCGACCGTCCGGTACCTGATGAACCCGGCCAGCTTCTACACCCAGTGGTGA
- a CDS encoding acyltransferase yields MSFRIQPTAQVDETATIGEGTTVWDLAQIREEARLGSGCIVGRGAYVGPGVRIGDNVKLQNHALVYEPAVLGDGAFVGPAAVLTNDHFPRSVDPQGRLKRGGDWEAVAVVVGEGASLGARSVCVAPVRIGRWALVAAGAVVTRDVPDFALVAGVPARRIGWVGRSGVRLVEREAEPGGWECPETGALYDEKDGELAENV; encoded by the coding sequence GTGAGCTTCAGGATTCAGCCGACCGCCCAGGTCGACGAGACGGCCACGATCGGTGAGGGGACGACGGTCTGGGATCTGGCCCAGATCCGGGAGGAGGCCCGGCTGGGCAGCGGGTGCATCGTGGGCCGGGGAGCGTACGTCGGACCGGGGGTGCGGATCGGCGACAACGTCAAGCTCCAGAACCACGCGTTGGTCTACGAACCCGCGGTGCTCGGTGACGGGGCGTTCGTCGGCCCGGCCGCGGTCCTCACCAACGACCACTTCCCGCGCTCGGTGGACCCGCAGGGCCGGCTCAAGCGCGGTGGTGACTGGGAGGCCGTGGCCGTGGTGGTGGGCGAGGGCGCGTCGCTGGGGGCCCGCTCGGTGTGCGTGGCACCGGTGCGCATCGGTCGCTGGGCGCTGGTCGCGGCGGGTGCCGTGGTGACCCGGGATGTGCCGGACTTCGCGCTGGTGGCGGGCGTTCCGGCGCGCCGGATCGGCTGGGTCGGCCGGTCCGGTGTCCGGCTGGTGGAGCGGGAGGCCGAGCCGGGCGGCTGGGAGTGTCCCGAGACGGGCGCGCTGTACGACGAGAAGGACGGCGAACTCGCCGAGAACGTATGA